A part of Loxodonta africana isolate mLoxAfr1 chromosome 11, mLoxAfr1.hap2, whole genome shotgun sequence genomic DNA contains:
- the ZNF569 gene encoding zinc finger protein 569, which yields MTEPQGTVTFRDVAIDFTQEEWQQLDPAQRNLYRNVMLENYNNLITVGCPFTKPDVIFKLEQEEEPWVVEKEVLRRHCPGEVWGIDEHQKNQDIILRQVEDNSDKKAVTEKKVHECHKKFSITFPLNSDFVPSRHSLYEYDLFGKYPEHNLNCHNNERNYITKAHSEYNDPVKSFCNSSSHLVVTPFKCNHCGKGFSQTLDLIRHLRIHTGDKPYECNKCRKAFSNKEKLIKHDKIHSREQCYECSECRKAFIKMSNLIRHQRIHTGEKPYVCKQCGKSFSQKSNLIDHEKIHTGEKPYECNECGKSFSQKQSLFAHQKVHTGEKPYACNECGKAFPRIASLALHMRSHTGEKPYKCDKCGKAFSQFSMLIIHVRIHTGEKPYECNECGKAFSQSSALTVHMRSHTGEKPYECKECRKAFSHKKNFITHQKIHTREKPYECNECGKAFIQMSNLVRHHRIHTGEKPYICKECGKAFSQKSNLIAHEKIHSGEKPYGCNECGKAFSQKQNFITHQKVHTGEKPYDCNKCGKAFSQIASLTLHLRSHTGEKPYECDKCGKAFSQCSLLNLHMRSHTGEKPYVCNECGKAFSQRTSLIVHMRGHTGEKPYECNKCGKAFSQSSSLTIHIRGHTGEKPFDCSKCGKAFSQISSLTLHMRKHTGEKPYHCNECGKAFSQKSHLVRHQRIHIH from the exons GGAACAGTGACCTTCAGAGATGTGGCTATTGACTTCACCCAGGAGGAGTGGCAGCAACTGGATCCTGCTCAGAGGAACCTGTACCGAAATGTGATGCTAGAAAACTATAACAACTTAATCACAGTGG GGTGTCCATTCACCAAACCCGATGTGATTTTCAAGTTGGAGCAGGAAGAAGAACCGTGGGTAGTGGAGAAAGAAGTGTTAAGGAGACACTGTCCAG GAGAAGTATGGGGAATTGATGAGCATCAGAAAAACCAGGACATAATTTTGAGGCAAGTTGAAGATAACAGTGACAAGAAAGCAGTGACAGAGAAAAAAGTCCATGAATGCCATAAGAAATTTTCAATTACATttcctctgaattcagactttgttCCCTCCAGACACAGCCTCTATGAATATGACTTATTTGGAAAGTATCCAGAACATAATTTAAACTGTCATAATAATGAGAGAAACTATATAACAAAAGCACATTCTGAATATAATGATCCTGTAAAATCATTTTGCAATAGCTCATCCCACCTCGTAGTAACCCCTTTTAAGTGTAATCATTGTGGAAAAGGCTTCAGTCAGACGTTGGACCTCATCAGACACctgagaattcatactggagataaaccctatgaatgtaataAATGTAGAAAAGCCTTCAGCAACAAGGAAAAACTCATTAAACATGATAAAATTCACAGTAGGGAGCAGTGTTATGAATGTAGTGAGTGCAGGAAAGCTTTTATTAAAATGTCAAACCTCATTagacatcagagaattcatactggagaaaaaccttatgtatgtaagcaatgtgggaaatcCTTCAGCCAGAAATCAAATCTTATTGATCATGAaaaaattcatactggagagaaaccttatgaatgtaatgaGTGTGGAAAATCATTCAGCCAGAAGCAAAGCCTCTTTGCACACCAGAAAGTTCAtacaggagagaaaccttatgctTGTAATGAATGTGGTAAAGCTTTCCCTCGAATTGCATCCCTTGCTCTTCATATGAGAAGTCATACAGGAGAAAAACCTTATAAATGTGataaatgtggaaaagccttctcTCAGTTTTCTATGCTTATTATACATGTGAGAATTCACACAGGTGAGAAGCCCTATGAATGTAATGAGTGTGGAAAAGCCTTCTCTCAAAGCTCCGCCCTTACTGTACATATGAGAAGTCATACTGGTGAGAAACCCTACGAATGTAAGGAATGTAGAAAAGCCTTCAGCCACAAGAAAAACTTTATTACACACCAGAAAATTCATACtagagagaaaccttatgaatgtaatgaatgtgggaaagctttcatTCAAATGTCAAATCTTGTTAGACACCacagaattcatactggagaaaaaccctatatatgtaaggaatgtggcaaaGCCTTTAGCCAGAAATCAAATCTCATTGCTCATGAGAAAATCCATTCtggagaaaaaccctatggatgtaATGAATGTGGCAAAGCTTTCAGCCAAAAGCAAAACTTTATTACACATCAGAAAGTTCACAccggagagaaaccttatgattGTAataaatgtgggaaagccttctctCAGATTGCATCCCTTACTCTTCATCTGAGAAGTCACACAGGGGAAAAGCCTTATGAATGTGataaatgtgggaaagccttctccCAGTGCTCACTGCTTAACTTACATATGAGAAGTCATACAGGTGAGAAGCCCTATGTatgtaatgaatgtggaaaagccttctcTCAAAGAACTTCTCTTATTGTGCACATGAGAGGTCATACAggtgagaaaccctatgaatgtaacaaatgtggaaaagccttctcCCAAAGCTCATCCCTTACTATACATATACGAGGTCATACAGGTGAGAAACCCTTTGACTGTAgtaaatgtggaaaagccttctcTCAAATCTCATCTCTGACTCTACATATGAGAAAACATACAGGTGAGAAGCCTTATCATTGTAATGAATGTGGCAAGGCTTTCAGCCAAAAGTCACACCTTGTTAGACACCAGAGAATTCATATTCATtag